Proteins encoded together in one bacterium window:
- a CDS encoding ABC transporter ATP-binding protein, which produces MLAVSGLVARRGGAAVLHGIDLEIMPGEILALIGPNGAGKSTLLGTIAGVYPAASGRITLAGGRLDGRPAEEIVARGVALVPERRQIFSTLTVRQNLLLGAYHRYWRDRRRVRTDLAGPLALFPRLAEMPERLGGNLSGGEQQMLAIARGLMARPRVLMLDEPSLGLAPRIVREIMKTLASLRLSTRLTVLLVEQNVKAAASIADRMCVMERGRIVLRGRPDDLLAHPDVRSAYLGKGYEVTG; this is translated from the coding sequence CTGCTCGCCGTGTCGGGGCTCGTCGCCCGGCGCGGCGGCGCCGCGGTGCTCCACGGCATCGACCTTGAGATCATGCCGGGCGAGATCCTCGCGCTGATCGGACCGAACGGCGCCGGCAAGTCGACGCTGCTCGGGACGATCGCCGGCGTCTATCCGGCCGCCTCCGGGCGAATCACGCTGGCCGGCGGACGGCTCGACGGCCGCCCCGCGGAGGAAATCGTCGCGCGCGGCGTCGCGCTCGTGCCGGAGCGCCGGCAGATATTCTCCACCCTGACGGTGCGTCAAAACCTGCTCCTCGGCGCCTACCACCGGTACTGGCGGGACCGCCGCCGCGTGCGGACGGACCTCGCGGGCCCGCTCGCGCTGTTTCCGCGGCTCGCCGAGATGCCGGAGCGGCTCGGCGGAAACTTGAGCGGCGGCGAGCAGCAGATGCTGGCGATCGCGCGCGGGTTGATGGCTCGGCCGCGCGTGCTCATGCTCGACGAACCGTCGCTGGGTCTCGCGCCGCGCATCGTTCGCGAGATCATGAAAACCCTCGCCTCGCTGCGCCTGAGCACGCGGTTGACCGTCCTGCTGGTCGAGCAGAACGTCAAGGCGGCCGCGTCGATCGCCGACCGCATGTGCGTGATGGAGCGCGGGCGCATCGTGCTGCGCGGCCGCCCGGACGACCTGTTGGCGCACCCGGATGTGCGCTCCGCTTATCTCGGCAAGGGCTATGAGGTGACCGGATGA
- a CDS encoding IclR family transcriptional regulator C-terminal domain-containing protein: MTGAARRRPPSRVRRKNAAPAGGRRPKRAPERRLYVVAAVGRALGILENVEGSVRGTGITELSRRLGLGKSTVHRLCATLEHHGYLTRDPGTGRYRLSLRVFQIGSHALDALDLPARAMPALEALGAATEETVHLAVLDGAEVIFIGKVESPRPLRLYSQVGRRCPAHCTAVGKVLLAYAGVEQRALAAARPLKRYTPKTLTSAVALERELDEVRRRGYAVDEEEFEDGIRCIAAPVRDYRGRVVAALSVSAPAGRLPRQRAASLVDQVLAASRRVSEALGHPAADRGREAPA, encoded by the coding sequence GTGACCGGGGCGGCGCGCCGGCGCCCTCCCTCACGCGTCCGCCGGAAGAACGCGGCGCCCGCGGGCGGCCGCCGCCCGAAGCGCGCGCCGGAGCGGCGGCTGTACGTCGTCGCCGCGGTGGGCCGCGCGCTCGGGATCCTGGAAAACGTCGAAGGCAGCGTGCGCGGGACCGGGATCACAGAGCTCAGCCGCCGCCTCGGCCTCGGCAAGAGCACCGTCCACCGGCTCTGCGCGACGCTCGAGCACCACGGCTACCTCACGCGCGATCCGGGAACGGGCCGGTATCGCCTCAGTCTGCGGGTGTTTCAGATCGGCAGCCACGCGCTGGACGCGCTGGATCTACCCGCGCGCGCGATGCCGGCGCTCGAAGCGCTCGGCGCCGCGACGGAAGAGACGGTTCATCTCGCCGTGCTCGACGGCGCGGAAGTGATTTTCATCGGCAAGGTGGAGAGCCCGCGGCCGCTCCGGCTCTACTCCCAGGTGGGCCGCCGCTGTCCCGCGCACTGCACCGCGGTCGGCAAGGTGCTGCTGGCCTACGCGGGCGTCGAGCAGCGCGCGCTCGCCGCGGCGCGGCCGCTGAAGCGCTACACGCCGAAGACCCTCACGTCCGCGGTCGCGCTCGAGCGGGAACTCGACGAGGTGCGCCGCCGCGGCTACGCGGTGGACGAGGAGGAGTTCGAGGACGGCATCCGCTGCATCGCCGCGCCCGTCCGCGACTACCGCGGACGCGTCGTCGCGGCGCTGAGCGTGTCGGCCCCCGCCGGGCGCCTGCCGCGTCAGCGCGCCGCGTCGCTCGTGGACCAGGTCCTCGCCGCGTCACGCCGGGTGTCCGAGGCGCTGGGCCACCCCGCCGCGGATCGCGGCAGAGAGGCCCCGGCCTGA
- a CDS encoding ketopantoate reductase family protein, protein MSARVLVLGCGAVGGIFAARLARVSEVAVLDTWTAHVRAITARGLRVTVRAAARSGAMIREAIDARPAAAAATAAALAGRAFTHALVAVKSPHTRAAVAGARGLLEGAVVLTVQNGLGNAETIAGEYPGPICHGVTMNAGAVTAPGEITQAEIGPTWLGPYRGGLAHAAAWNGLLSDAGLENGVLADPRGAIWSKLIFNAAVNPLPVVTGLTLSGVYAHPETYALLRTLVDEGRAVAAARGIALTADPLALIDEHRALGPAHTHQGSMKQDVDRGRPTEIETLTGALIAEADRAGVPVPALRTVYRLVKAIETAAVARGASGAAP, encoded by the coding sequence ATGAGCGCCCGCGTCCTCGTGCTGGGCTGCGGCGCGGTTGGCGGCATCTTCGCCGCGCGGCTCGCGCGCGTCTCGGAGGTGGCGGTGCTCGATACGTGGACGGCGCACGTGCGGGCGATCACGGCACGGGGCCTGCGGGTCACGGTGCGCGCCGCGGCGCGGAGCGGCGCGATGATCCGGGAGGCGATCGACGCCCGGCCGGCGGCCGCCGCGGCGACGGCCGCGGCGCTGGCCGGGCGAGCCTTCACGCACGCGCTCGTCGCGGTCAAGAGCCCGCATACGCGCGCGGCGGTCGCGGGTGCGCGCGGGCTCCTCGAAGGCGCCGTCGTCCTCACCGTCCAGAACGGCCTCGGCAACGCCGAGACGATCGCCGGCGAATACCCGGGTCCGATCTGCCACGGCGTCACCATGAACGCGGGCGCGGTGACCGCGCCCGGAGAGATCACGCAGGCCGAGATCGGACCGACCTGGCTCGGCCCGTATCGCGGCGGCCTCGCGCACGCGGCCGCCTGGAACGGCCTCCTGTCGGACGCGGGACTGGAAAACGGCGTGCTCGCGGACCCGCGCGGCGCGATCTGGAGCAAGCTCATCTTCAACGCCGCGGTAAATCCCCTTCCCGTCGTGACCGGGCTCACCCTATCGGGCGTCTACGCGCATCCCGAGACCTACGCACTCCTGCGCACGCTGGTCGACGAAGGCAGGGCCGTCGCCGCGGCGCGCGGGATCGCCCTCACGGCCGATCCCCTGGCGTTGATCGACGAGCACCGGGCCCTCGGGCCGGCGCACACTCATCAGGGCTCGATGAAGCAGGACGTCGACCGGGGACGTCCCACCGAGATCGAGACGCTGACCGGGGCGCTCATCGCCGAAGCGGACCGCGCGGGCGTCCCGGTGCCGGCGCTCCGGACGGTGTATCGGCTCGTCAAGGCGATCGAGACGGCCGCGGTCGCCCGCGGGGCCTCGGGGGCGGCGCCGTGA
- a CDS encoding 2-oxoacid:acceptor oxidoreductase subunit alpha, with translation MRDVAWLIGGKTGEGVDSAGEIFARAAARAGADVHTFRLFPPVIKGGPTSYEVRAGDGPIEARADALDCVIALDDDTVRRHGPVLRPGGLLLTDAGRTGAAAVPRGSGATVAPVPFAAIARELGDPIMKNIVALGVSARLLGLDAGVLRETVRRRFDDKSARVRDRNTAAVDAGWRHADAHLAPRARAAGLPLAATAGRWLLSGNDAIALGALAAGCRLYASYPITPASDILEWMAAHLPAVGGAAVQTEDEIAALCVVIGAGYAGVRAMTATSGPGLSLMTETMGLSGMAEIPAVIVAAQRPGPSAGMPTKHEQSDLLHMVYASHGEFPRIVLTPGTLEECFADTALAFNLAERFQCPVIVAVDQDLVLTRTTARGLPLDEVRIDRGDRLSDADALRLGAAYERYTLTGSGISPRAVPGQAGIRFLSSGDAHDHRGVIDVDDPDVRRAMVDKRLRKTREIWRHAAGTAAEGDGDVLVITLGAACGPAREAAARLRTGGRAVRLLRIRCLWPFPAHEVAPELARARRVVVIEHNATGQVAGLVRGHVGGHEKITGLRRYDGLPFRPADIEEGLRAQWPPS, from the coding sequence ATGCGGGACGTCGCCTGGCTGATCGGGGGCAAGACCGGCGAGGGCGTCGACTCCGCCGGCGAGATCTTCGCGCGGGCCGCGGCGCGCGCCGGCGCGGACGTGCATACCTTCCGGCTCTTTCCGCCCGTCATCAAGGGCGGGCCGACGTCGTACGAGGTCCGCGCCGGTGACGGCCCGATAGAGGCGCGCGCGGACGCCCTCGACTGTGTGATCGCGCTGGACGACGACACGGTACGCCGGCACGGACCCGTGCTCCGGCCCGGGGGCCTGCTCCTGACAGATGCCGGCCGGACCGGCGCCGCGGCGGTGCCGCGCGGCAGCGGCGCGACCGTGGCGCCCGTCCCGTTTGCCGCGATCGCGCGCGAGCTCGGCGATCCGATCATGAAGAACATCGTCGCCCTCGGCGTCTCCGCGCGGCTGCTGGGCCTCGATGCGGGGGTGCTGCGCGAGACCGTGCGCCGGCGGTTCGACGACAAGAGCGCGCGCGTGCGGGACCGGAACACCGCCGCCGTGGACGCGGGCTGGCGGCACGCGGACGCGCATCTCGCCCCGCGGGCGCGCGCCGCGGGCCTGCCGCTCGCCGCGACCGCCGGACGATGGCTGCTTTCCGGCAACGATGCGATCGCGCTGGGGGCGCTCGCGGCGGGGTGCCGGCTGTACGCGAGCTACCCGATCACGCCGGCGAGCGACATTCTGGAGTGGATGGCGGCGCATCTGCCCGCCGTGGGCGGCGCGGCCGTGCAGACCGAGGACGAAATCGCCGCGCTCTGCGTGGTGATCGGCGCGGGCTACGCCGGGGTACGCGCGATGACCGCGACGAGCGGACCGGGCCTCTCGCTGATGACGGAGACGATGGGACTCTCGGGCATGGCCGAGATTCCGGCGGTGATCGTCGCCGCCCAGCGGCCGGGGCCGAGCGCCGGCATGCCCACGAAGCACGAGCAGAGCGACCTGCTGCACATGGTCTACGCGTCGCACGGCGAGTTTCCACGGATCGTGCTGACGCCCGGCACCCTCGAGGAGTGCTTCGCCGACACCGCGCTGGCGTTCAACCTCGCGGAGCGGTTTCAGTGCCCCGTCATCGTCGCCGTGGACCAGGATCTGGTGCTCACGCGGACCACCGCCCGCGGACTGCCGCTGGACGAGGTGCGGATCGATCGCGGGGACCGGCTCAGCGATGCCGACGCGCTGCGTCTGGGCGCGGCCTACGAGCGCTACACCCTCACGGGGAGCGGCATCTCGCCCCGCGCGGTGCCGGGGCAGGCGGGCATCCGGTTTCTCAGCAGCGGCGACGCCCACGACCACCGAGGCGTCATCGATGTGGACGACCCGGACGTCCGGCGCGCGATGGTCGACAAACGGCTCCGCAAAACGCGCGAGATTTGGCGCCACGCCGCGGGCACCGCCGCGGAGGGGGACGGCGACGTCCTCGTCATCACGCTGGGCGCGGCGTGCGGTCCGGCACGCGAGGCGGCGGCGCGCCTTCGCACCGGCGGGCGGGCCGTACGGCTGCTGCGCATCCGCTGCCTCTGGCCGTTCCCGGCGCACGAGGTCGCGCCGGAACTGGCGCGCGCGCGCCGTGTCGTCGTAATCGAGCACAACGCGACGGGGCAAGTCGCGGGTCTCGTGCGCGGCCACGTCGGCGGGCACGAGAAGATCACGGGCCTGCGGCGGTACGACGGGCTCCCGTTCCGCCCTGCCGACATCGAGGAGGGACTCCGGGCGCAATGGCCGCCGTCCTGA
- a CDS encoding ABC transporter ATP-binding protein, with amino-acid sequence MTGPLLAVDGLSRRFGGVTALQDISFEVGPAEIVAVIGPNGAGKTTLFNVITGFLAPSAGAVRYNGRPMTGFPPARIAAAGIVRTFQHQVVFGEMTVLENVMVGCHRWTRTGLLESALALPSVRREDREVAAAARAVLDLVGLGAQADDPARDLPVGRQRLLEIARALAARPDVLLLDEAAAGLTAEETRHLVRLVGRLRDAGVTFLVIEHNMDVVMGAADRVIVLDYGRKIAEGLPADVQRDPRVVAAYLGDDAVAVPS; translated from the coding sequence ATGACCGGACCGCTGCTCGCGGTCGACGGCCTGTCGCGCCGGTTCGGCGGCGTGACGGCCCTCCAGGACATCTCGTTCGAGGTCGGGCCCGCGGAGATCGTCGCGGTCATCGGGCCCAACGGCGCCGGTAAGACGACGCTGTTCAACGTCATCACCGGCTTCCTCGCGCCGAGCGCGGGCGCGGTCCGCTACAACGGACGGCCGATGACGGGTTTTCCGCCTGCGCGGATCGCCGCGGCCGGCATCGTGCGCACGTTCCAACATCAGGTGGTCTTCGGCGAGATGACCGTGCTCGAGAACGTCATGGTGGGGTGCCACCGTTGGACGCGCACCGGACTGCTGGAGAGCGCGCTCGCGCTGCCCTCCGTCCGGCGCGAAGATCGCGAGGTCGCCGCGGCGGCGCGGGCCGTGCTTGATCTCGTCGGCCTCGGCGCGCAGGCGGACGATCCGGCGCGCGACCTTCCGGTCGGGCGGCAGCGGCTGCTCGAGATCGCCCGCGCCCTGGCCGCGCGGCCGGATGTGCTGCTGCTCGACGAAGCCGCGGCCGGCCTCACCGCGGAAGAAACGCGTCACCTCGTGCGGTTGGTCGGCCGGCTGCGCGACGCCGGCGTGACCTTCCTCGTCATCGAGCACAATATGGACGTGGTCATGGGGGCCGCGGACCGGGTCATCGTGCTCGACTACGGCCGGAAGATCGCCGAGGGCCTCCCCGCGGACGTGCAGCGCGATCCGCGCGTCGTCGCGGCGTACCTCGGCGACGACGCCGTGGCAGTGCCGTCGTGA
- a CDS encoding branched-chain amino acid ABC transporter permease has translation MSRDLAGLGALAAALAAVPAIAPSAYVMALFNIIGLYAIVTLGLVLLGTSGQVSLGQAAFYGVGAYASALLARDLGWSPWLSMPSAVALVAAAAYAVGLPALRLADVFFVLATLGAGIIINVLMVQFDWLTGGASGLRDIPGLAIAGRRLVTDRDYYYVIWTAVLTALALARNVTRHRTGRALRAVLGSEVGAAALGVDVARYKMRAFVLSAAYAGAAGALYAHYIRFISPSPFALYASLFFLIMAVVGGLTNIWGGLLGAAAVTLLDQIVRAQVPRIFPRVGGEYQTAIYGVMLVLIMIFFPSGIVRGGLDLRRVVAGVSGSAATGESPDPESAGGARA, from the coding sequence GTGAGCCGGGATCTCGCGGGCCTCGGCGCGCTGGCGGCCGCCCTCGCCGCCGTACCGGCGATCGCGCCGTCGGCCTACGTGATGGCGCTCTTCAACATCATCGGCCTCTACGCGATCGTGACACTGGGGCTGGTGCTCCTCGGCACGAGCGGCCAGGTGTCGCTCGGACAGGCGGCCTTCTACGGGGTGGGCGCCTACGCGTCCGCGTTGCTGGCCCGCGACCTCGGGTGGTCGCCGTGGCTGTCGATGCCGTCCGCGGTCGCGCTGGTGGCCGCCGCCGCCTACGCCGTCGGACTGCCGGCGCTGCGCCTCGCCGACGTGTTCTTCGTGCTCGCCACACTCGGCGCCGGCATCATCATAAACGTCCTGATGGTGCAGTTCGATTGGCTCACCGGGGGCGCGAGCGGACTCCGCGACATCCCGGGCCTCGCGATCGCCGGGCGGCGCCTCGTGACCGACCGCGACTATTACTACGTGATCTGGACCGCGGTCCTGACCGCGCTCGCCCTCGCGCGGAACGTCACCCGCCACCGTACGGGCCGGGCCCTGCGCGCGGTGCTCGGCAGCGAAGTGGGGGCCGCCGCGCTCGGCGTCGACGTGGCCCGCTACAAGATGCGGGCGTTCGTCCTTAGCGCCGCCTACGCGGGCGCGGCCGGGGCCCTCTACGCCCACTACATCCGGTTCATCTCGCCGTCGCCGTTCGCGCTGTACGCGTCGCTGTTCTTCCTCATCATGGCGGTCGTCGGCGGCCTGACCAACATTTGGGGCGGCCTGCTCGGCGCGGCCGCGGTCACCCTCCTCGACCAGATCGTCCGCGCGCAGGTACCGCGTATCTTTCCGCGCGTCGGCGGCGAGTACCAGACCGCGATCTACGGCGTCATGCTCGTCCTGATCATGATCTTCTTCCCCTCCGGGATCGTGCGCGGCGGGCTCGACCTCCGCCGCGTGGTCGCCGGCGTTTCCGGCTCCGCGGCGACGGGCGAATCACCCGATCCGGAATCCGCCGGCGGGGCGCGCGCATGA